AGCGATCATAGCGCGGCGTTACGCGAAATGTGGGAACAGGCGGGGAGCGGCGTCCGACAAGGCTTCGCGGCGCCGTGGCAGGCAGCCCGCGCCGGTTGGCGAGGCTGCCGAAAAGACAGGATCAGCGGCCCGGCTGACGCTCGACGTCGGCCCAGCAGTTCGGCGTTTCGTACAGACGAACGCGTTCCAGGCGCAGGTTCACACCGTAATGCGCGTCGTACACGTTCGCGAGGATATCGAACGCGATCGCCGCGAGGTTCTCGACGGTCGGGATCCGGTCGAGCACGACAGTCTTGTGGTCGGCCATCTGCTCGAGGAACGAGCGCACGACTTCGTCGCGCGCGTAGACCAGGAACGCGTGATCCCACTTGTTGACGAGGTGCTCGACCGCGAGCGCCTTCACGTCGGCGAAATCCATCACCATGCCGCGGTCGGGCGCCCCCTCGGTATCGACGAGATCGCCG
The sequence above is a segment of the Burkholderia diffusa genome. Coding sequences within it:
- the queD gene encoding 6-carboxytetrahydropterin synthase QueD; this encodes MLITRKLEFDAGHRIPDHRSQCRNLHGHRYVLEVTLRGDLVDTEGAPDRGMVMDFADVKALAVEHLVNKWDHAFLVYARDEVVRSFLEQMADHKTVVLDRIPTVENLAAIAFDILANVYDAHYGVNLRLERVRLYETPNCWADVERQPGR